Proteins found in one Clostridium cagae genomic segment:
- a CDS encoding Fic family protein gives MLFNRNKSYEDIVPPLDSRKLILLVKKLLPDVVFNMANLEGNPFTYPEVQTLLDGITIGGHKVSDEQQIFRIRNGWNYLFDVIIQDKISFDISTFNRFNDIVAKEEALISGTFRTGQVRISGTEFIPPKADELESIFKTEFPILLERCKSKTDLAFETFLWGALNKFYYDGNKRTSRLVANMILMSNGQGIFNIKAKDRLQFNTLMVEFYNTREADNIFEFLYNNCLERY, from the coding sequence GTGCTATTTAACAGAAATAAATCTTATGAGGATATAGTGCCTCCATTAGATTCTAGAAAATTAATATTATTAGTTAAAAAATTATTGCCAGATGTTGTTTTTAATATGGCTAATTTAGAAGGAAATCCATTTACTTATCCTGAAGTACAAACTTTACTTGATGGAATTACTATAGGTGGACATAAGGTAAGTGATGAACAACAGATTTTTAGGATTAGAAATGGTTGGAATTATTTATTTGATGTAATAATTCAAGATAAAATATCCTTTGATATTAGCACGTTCAATAGATTCAACGATATAGTTGCTAAAGAGGAGGCTTTAATTAGTGGGACATTTAGAACTGGTCAAGTAAGAATTTCAGGTACAGAATTTATACCTCCAAAAGCAGATGAATTAGAAAGTATTTTTAAAACCGAATTCCCTATACTATTAGAAAGATGTAAAAGCAAAACTGATTTAGCTTTTGAAACATTTCTATGGGGAGCTTTAAACAAATTTTATTATGATGGAAACAAAAGAACTTCTAGGTTAGTGGCTAATATGATTTTAATGTCAAATGGTCAAGGAATATTTAATATAAAAGCAAAAGATAGATTACAGTTTAATACTTTAATGGTTGAGTTCTACAACACAAGAGAAGCTGATAATATATTTGAGTTTTTATATAATAATTGTTTAGAAAGATATTAA
- a CDS encoding GNAT family N-acetyltransferase, producing MDIIYTDRLVIREFTQVDIDKVFPLLSDPIVMKHCFGHLDIIGAQKWLNSTIESYKKYGYDFWAAYEKNADTFLGTIGLLNEEIDGKQEPCLAFMIGRKYWNKGYATEGAMACINYAFKFLKLEKLMATVEIENLKSISVLKKIGMKYIGETNISNKKVYIYLIKKTEYHV from the coding sequence ATGGATATAATTTATACTGATAGATTAGTTATTAGGGAATTTACACAAGTAGATATTGATAAAGTGTTTCCCCTTTTAAGCGACCCAATTGTAATGAAGCATTGTTTTGGTCATTTGGATATAATAGGTGCACAGAAATGGTTGAATTCAACTATTGAATCTTATAAGAAATATGGTTATGACTTTTGGGCAGCATATGAAAAAAATGCAGATACTTTTTTAGGCACAATAGGGCTGTTAAATGAAGAAATTGATGGGAAACAAGAGCCTTGCTTAGCATTTATGATAGGGCGTAAATATTGGAATAAAGGATACGCAACAGAAGGTGCTATGGCTTGTATTAATTATGCTTTTAAATTTTTAAAACTTGAGAAACTAATGGCTACAGTTGAAATTGAAAATTTAAAATCAATATCTGTATTGAAGAAAATTGGAATGAAGTATATTGGAGAGACAAATATTTCTAATAAAAAAGTATATATTTATTTAATCAAGAAAACAGAGTATCATGTATAG
- a CDS encoding calcium-translocating P-type ATPase, PMCA-type: MKAFKENPEQTLKRLGTNPQVGLNEGEVKINAEKYGINEFKKEKSKPLIMRIVDAAKEPMIIMLIIAAIITLGVNFIRYFNNGEAEFIECIGIFAAISLAVIITVIMEGRSEKAFESLNKIKEDIKVKVIRNGSIFLLPQQELVVGDIVQFETGDRTPVDGRLIEAVALRVDESSLTGESLPVKKDANIVFYDDKTPLAERRNMLYSGCFITGGSGTVIVTEVGDNTEFGNIAKELSGSENGSTPLQEKMDRLGKIITILGASMAAIVFIVQLIIFTLNGTFSLATVSEAFITSIVLIVAAVPEGLPTIVAVSLAINIIKMAKQNALVRKLIACETIGCINVICSDKTGTLTENRMTVTDIYTDGSLCKPKDLINGYLADNFCINSTAHIEYSEHKPKFIGSPTECAMIVAYTESVSKENAYKSVRENANIVASYPFSSDTKNMTTVVSYDEKFIAYSKGSPEKILSQCNKITIKGEVCQLTKDIIFDLEEKIMSFQKDACRVLAFAHKEFSIKLDYENSKKIIESEMIYDGFVAITDPLREEVFEAVEHCKTAGIDLKILTGDNIITAKAIANKLGILNDGSLTLEAKEIDALSDKELLEILPKIKVIARSTPIIKMRVVNVLKSIGNVVAVTGDGINDAPAIKNADVGIAMGIAGTEVSKEASDIVLLDDSFSTIVKAVHWGRGIYENFQRFIQFQLTVNLSSVIVVLVSLLAGFKSPFTALQLLWINIIMDGPPALTLGLEPIRNDLLNRKPIARDSNIVSKGMLSRIVFNGVFISSIFMLQTTTNILGGTAQQQSTILFTLFVVFHLFNAFNSRELSDTSIFINLTKNKIMLLVFGITFLLQIIITQFGGAFFRTVPLTYGMWIKICCLAFSVIIASEIFKTLKRFFIKKDSHNQ, from the coding sequence ATGAAAGCATTCAAAGAGAATCCAGAACAGACACTTAAAAGATTAGGAACAAACCCACAAGTGGGATTAAACGAAGGAGAAGTAAAAATCAATGCGGAAAAATACGGCATCAATGAATTTAAAAAAGAAAAATCCAAACCACTCATTATGAGAATTGTTGATGCTGCAAAAGAGCCAATGATTATAATGTTAATTATTGCAGCAATTATTACCCTTGGCGTAAATTTTATAAGGTATTTTAACAATGGTGAAGCAGAGTTTATTGAGTGTATAGGAATATTTGCAGCGATTTCACTTGCTGTTATTATAACAGTTATAATGGAAGGTCGAAGTGAAAAAGCATTTGAATCTCTTAATAAGATTAAAGAAGACATTAAAGTAAAAGTCATTAGAAATGGAAGTATATTCTTATTACCTCAACAAGAACTTGTTGTAGGAGATATTGTTCAATTTGAAACTGGAGATAGAACACCAGTTGATGGTAGACTTATTGAAGCTGTGGCTCTAAGAGTAGATGAGTCATCCCTTACGGGAGAAAGTTTACCAGTAAAAAAAGATGCTAATATAGTATTTTATGATGACAAAACACCACTTGCTGAACGACGTAATATGCTTTATTCAGGATGTTTTATAACTGGTGGTAGTGGAACCGTAATTGTTACAGAAGTTGGTGATAATACAGAGTTTGGAAACATTGCAAAAGAGTTATCAGGCAGTGAAAATGGAAGTACTCCATTACAAGAAAAGATGGATCGATTAGGAAAGATAATTACAATTTTAGGGGCATCCATGGCAGCTATAGTATTTATTGTACAGCTTATAATCTTTACTCTAAATGGCACATTTTCTTTAGCAACAGTTTCAGAAGCTTTTATAACAAGTATAGTTTTAATTGTTGCAGCAGTACCAGAAGGTCTGCCTACAATAGTTGCAGTATCTCTTGCAATTAATATTATTAAGATGGCGAAACAAAATGCCCTTGTAAGAAAACTTATCGCTTGTGAGACTATTGGATGTATTAATGTTATTTGTTCAGATAAAACAGGTACATTAACTGAAAATCGCATGACAGTTACAGATATTTATACTGATGGCTCTTTATGCAAGCCAAAGGATTTAATTAATGGATACTTAGCAGATAACTTCTGTATAAACAGCACAGCACATATTGAATATTCAGAGCATAAACCTAAGTTTATTGGTAGTCCTACAGAATGTGCAATGATTGTTGCCTATACAGAATCTGTATCTAAGGAAAATGCTTATAAAAGTGTTAGAGAAAATGCAAATATTGTGGCATCTTATCCATTTTCTTCAGATACAAAAAATATGACAACTGTAGTAAGCTATGATGAAAAGTTTATTGCTTATTCAAAAGGATCTCCAGAAAAGATTCTCTCTCAATGTAACAAAATTACAATTAAAGGTGAGGTTTGTCAATTAACAAAGGATATAATTTTTGATCTAGAAGAAAAAATAATGTCATTCCAAAAGGACGCATGTCGTGTTCTTGCATTTGCACATAAAGAGTTTTCAATTAAGTTAGATTATGAAAACAGTAAAAAAATTATTGAGTCAGAAATGATTTATGATGGATTTGTTGCTATAACTGATCCCCTTCGTGAGGAGGTATTTGAAGCTGTTGAACATTGCAAAACTGCTGGCATTGACTTGAAAATTCTTACTGGTGATAATATCATCACTGCAAAAGCTATAGCAAATAAATTAGGAATATTAAATGATGGTAGCCTTACATTAGAAGCAAAAGAAATTGATGCATTATCAGATAAAGAACTACTTGAAATTCTCCCTAAAATTAAGGTGATTGCAAGAAGTACTCCAATAATTAAGATGAGAGTAGTTAATGTTCTTAAATCAATTGGTAATGTGGTAGCAGTTACAGGGGATGGAATAAACGATGCACCTGCAATAAAGAATGCAGACGTGGGAATAGCAATGGGTATTGCAGGTACTGAGGTTTCGAAAGAGGCTAGTGATATTGTTCTGTTAGATGATTCTTTTTCAACTATTGTTAAAGCTGTTCACTGGGGACGTGGTATTTACGAAAACTTTCAAAGATTTATTCAGTTTCAACTTACCGTTAACTTATCATCAGTTATAGTGGTATTAGTATCACTGTTAGCAGGATTTAAGTCTCCATTCACCGCATTACAATTATTGTGGATAAATATAATAATGGATGGTCCACCTGCACTTACACTTGGACTTGAACCTATTAGAAATGATCTATTGAACAGAAAACCAATAGCAAGGGATTCAAATATTGTATCAAAAGGAATGCTATCAAGAATAGTATTTAATGGTGTTTTTATTTCGTCTATTTTCATGCTACAAACCACTACAAACATCTTAGGAGGAACAGCACAGCAACAATCTACAATACTATTTACTTTATTTGTAGTGTTTCATTTATTTAATGCTTTTAATAGCCGTGAGCTTTCAGACACAAGTATTTTTATTAATCTAACAAAAAATAAAATTATGCTACTTGTTTTTGGAATTACATTTTTATTACAAATTATTATTACACAATTTGGTGGAGCATTTTTCAGAACAGTTCCTCTTACTTATGGAATGTGGATTAAGATATGTTGTCTTGCTTTTTCTGTAATTATAGCTTCAGAAATTTTTAAAACTCTAAAAAGATTCTTTATAAAAAAAGATTCTCATAACCAATAA
- a CDS encoding phage tail tip lysozyme, with the protein MSENMNENAKYIYSFFRNKGWTSNSICALLGNMQGESGIIADMNEKGGGGGYGLVQWTPKSNLTNWANANGLNYRTVDTQCRRIQWELENNQQFYATRAYPMNFRKFTQSTESPTYLAKVFINNYERPANPNQPKRGVWAEQWYNVLVNGGSTTPTTPPTGGNTYTVKSGDTLSGIAVKFGVTVAQLQAWNGISNPNKISVGQVLKVKADAPPTPPTGGDTYTVKSGDTLSGIAVKFGVTVAQLQSWNGISNPNKISVGQVLKIKGTSGGSTGGSTQNITYTIKSGDTLSGIAVKFGVTVSQLQSWNGITNPNKIYVGQVLKIKK; encoded by the coding sequence ATGTCAGAAAATATGAACGAAAATGCAAAGTATATATATTCATTTTTTAGAAATAAAGGTTGGACAAGTAATTCTATTTGTGCACTACTAGGAAATATGCAAGGAGAATCTGGAATTATCGCAGATATGAACGAAAAAGGTGGCGGTGGAGGATACGGTTTAGTACAATGGACACCAAAATCTAATCTTACTAATTGGGCAAACGCAAATGGGCTAAATTATAGAACTGTTGATACTCAATGTAGAAGAATCCAATGGGAACTTGAAAATAATCAACAATTTTATGCAACAAGAGCTTATCCAATGAACTTTAGAAAGTTTACTCAAAGTACAGAAAGTCCTACTTATTTAGCAAAGGTATTTATAAACAACTATGAAAGACCTGCTAATCCTAATCAACCTAAAAGAGGTGTTTGGGCTGAACAATGGTATAATGTTTTAGTTAATGGAGGATCTACAACTCCAACTACACCACCTACTGGTGGAAACACATATACTGTTAAATCTGGTGATACTTTAAGTGGAATTGCTGTAAAGTTTGGTGTTACTGTAGCTCAGCTTCAAGCATGGAATGGAATCAGTAATCCTAATAAAATTTCTGTAGGACAAGTTCTTAAAGTAAAAGCAGATGCTCCACCTACACCACCTACTGGAGGAGACACATATACTGTTAAATCTGGTGATACTTTAAGCGGAATTGCTGTAAAATTTGGTGTTACTGTAGCTCAACTTCAATCATGGAATGGAATTAGTAATCCTAATAAAATTTCTGTAGGGCAAGTTCTTAAAATTAAAGGAACTTCTGGTGGGTCTACTGGTGGATCTACTCAAAATATCACATACACTATTAAATCTGGTGATACTTTAAGTGGGATTGCTGTAAAATTTGGTGTCACTGTATCTCAGCTTCAATCATGGAATGGAATCACTAACCCTAATAAAATCTATGTTGGCCAAGTTCTTAAAATTAAAAAGTAA
- a CDS encoding type 1 glutamine amidotransferase family protein — protein MQGKKVYLYVFNTMSDWEYGYLTAELNSGRYFKKDLAPLKVVTVGANKEIITTMGGLSIKPDISLDECTLENKDLLVLPGGNTWGEDIHQPILKRVGQALELGTIIAAICGAIEALANAGYLDSRKHTSNNLEYTKMVCPNYKGEKFYEMGSAVASENLITASGVAPLEFAMEVLKKLDVFAPETLHSWYYLNKTYKPEYFFQLMNSINS, from the coding sequence ATGCAAGGAAAAAAAGTTTATCTTTATGTATTTAATACAATGTCAGACTGGGAATATGGATATTTAACTGCTGAACTAAATTCGGGAAGATATTTCAAAAAAGATTTAGCACCTTTAAAAGTAGTTACTGTAGGAGCTAATAAAGAAATTATTACTACTATGGGAGGGCTGAGCATTAAACCAGATATTTCCCTTGATGAGTGTACTCTTGAGAATAAAGATCTTTTAGTTTTGCCTGGAGGAAATACTTGGGGAGAAGATATTCATCAACCTATATTGAAAAGAGTTGGCCAAGCTTTAGAACTAGGCACTATTATTGCAGCAATTTGTGGTGCAATTGAGGCACTAGCAAATGCTGGATATCTAGATTCTAGAAAACATACAAGCAATAACTTAGAGTATACTAAAATGGTCTGTCCTAATTATAAAGGAGAAAAATTTTATGAGATGGGATCTGCGGTAGCTAGCGAAAATTTGATTACTGCATCAGGAGTAGCACCTCTGGAATTTGCAATGGAAGTACTGAAAAAATTAGATGTATTTGCACCAGAAACATTACATTCATGGTATTATCTAAATAAGACTTATAAACCTGAATACTTCTTCCAGTTAATGAATTCAATAAATAGTTGA
- a CDS encoding RloB family protein: MAKLNRAGRKHKRSEGTKTVQPGNYLIVTEGTETEVNYFNNIKQILENSFNNNIIVEKVTLKVEGTARSTTVLVNEAIKKRSLKSYSDVWVVFDKDENIDFDEAIKLAEKEGMNVAWSNESFELWLLLHFQNLNAAIHRDDYIAKLNTHFKNKNLNNGKYDKNIRDIFDITFPYINVAIKRSNSLIEDHKNNNVFSPNKMNPATRVQDLVSELIKYIK, translated from the coding sequence ATGGCAAAACTAAATAGAGCCGGTCGCAAGCATAAAAGAAGTGAAGGAACTAAAACAGTTCAGCCTGGTAATTATTTAATTGTAACTGAAGGTACTGAAACAGAGGTAAACTACTTTAATAATATAAAACAAATACTTGAAAATTCATTTAACAATAATATCATAGTTGAAAAAGTAACATTAAAAGTAGAAGGTACTGCAAGATCTACTACAGTTTTAGTTAACGAAGCTATAAAAAAACGTAGTTTAAAATCATATAGTGATGTTTGGGTTGTATTTGATAAAGATGAAAATATTGATTTTGATGAAGCTATAAAACTTGCTGAAAAAGAAGGAATGAACGTTGCTTGGTCAAATGAATCTTTTGAATTATGGTTATTGCTCCATTTTCAAAATTTAAATGCTGCTATCCATAGAGATGATTATATTGCCAAATTAAATACTCATTTTAAAAATAAAAATCTTAATAATGGTAAATATGATAAAAATATACGAGATATTTTTGATATCACATTTCCATATATAAATGTAGCTATAAAAAGAAGCAATTCTTTAATTGAAGACCATAAAAATAACAATGTATTTAGTCCCAATAAGATGAATCCAGCCACTAGAGTCCAGGATTTAGTTAGTGAATTAATTAAATACATTAAGTAA
- a CDS encoding AAA family ATPase translates to MLIQFNFKNFKSFKDDTSLDMTATSITEHPYNLINYGDEKYIKSAAIYGANASGKSSVLESFKFMQNWILFSFKESAENKNIPIKRFAFDSEALKEPAEFEVFFKFNNNEYQYGFSLDNKKIHDEWLYLKKPHSKDKYITLFERSDGEIDCNSKLLEGAQNFIPMVEDKTLFLSIISNAKIPYAKDVFEWCLATFVIDYGDIKSESNLKENALMFIQSGKYENELVKFLNAIDINIDGIILEKPETENDEPKIYTKHLMKDKKTYYKMPLSEESSGTQKMFALFYYLHVALELGMPIFIDELDAKLHPLLLRYILTMFHDENINKNGAQLIYVTHDNYTLTRDIFRRDQIWFVEKDSNSVSHLYSLAEYKTEDDKKVRKDASYNKDYLLGKYGSVPILRGYDMWGNNNGKTK, encoded by the coding sequence ATGCTAATACAATTTAATTTTAAAAATTTCAAATCATTTAAAGATGATACAAGTTTAGATATGACTGCAACTTCTATTACAGAACATCCATATAATTTAATAAATTATGGAGATGAAAAATATATTAAAAGTGCTGCTATATATGGAGCAAATGCAAGTGGAAAAAGTTCTGTACTTGAATCTTTTAAGTTTATGCAAAATTGGATTCTTTTTTCTTTTAAAGAATCTGCTGAAAATAAGAATATTCCAATTAAAAGATTTGCTTTTGATAGTGAAGCTTTAAAAGAACCTGCTGAATTTGAAGTATTTTTTAAATTTAATAATAACGAATATCAATATGGTTTTTCATTAGATAACAAAAAAATTCATGACGAATGGCTTTATTTAAAAAAGCCACATAGCAAAGATAAATATATTACTTTATTTGAAAGATCTGATGGAGAAATAGACTGTAATTCTAAATTATTAGAAGGTGCACAAAACTTTATTCCTATGGTAGAAGATAAAACCTTATTTTTATCTATAATTTCAAATGCTAAAATTCCTTATGCAAAAGATGTTTTTGAATGGTGTTTAGCAACTTTTGTTATAGATTATGGAGATATAAAATCTGAAAGTAACTTAAAAGAAAATGCTTTAATGTTTATTCAAAGTGGAAAATATGAAAATGAATTAGTCAAATTCTTAAATGCCATAGATATAAATATAGATGGTATTATTTTAGAAAAACCTGAAACTGAAAATGATGAACCTAAAATTTATACAAAACATTTAATGAAAGATAAAAAAACTTACTACAAAATGCCACTTTCAGAGGAATCAAGTGGTACTCAAAAAATGTTTGCACTGTTTTATTATTTACATGTTGCATTAGAGCTAGGAATGCCAATATTTATAGATGAACTGGATGCAAAACTTCATCCATTACTTCTAAGATATATATTAACAATGTTCCATGATGAAAACATAAATAAAAATGGTGCTCAACTTATATATGTTACTCATGACAATTATACTTTAACTAGAGATATTTTTAGACGTGATCAAATATGGTTTGTTGAAAAAGATTCTAATTCAGTATCTCATTTATATTCTTTAGCTGAATATAAAACAGAAGATGATAAAAAGGTTAGAAAAGATGCTTCTTACAATAAAGATTACCTTCTAGGGAAATATGGCTCTGTTCCTATTTTAAGAGGTTACGATATGTGGGGTAATAACAATGGCAAAACTAAATAG
- a CDS encoding peptidoglycan-binding protein: MFLNKGSRGENVKYLQYGLHIMCYSTNGIDGIYGGGTVDAVKRFQRTFGLNADGIVGDGTWGKLCEEIRKVQQALRNKGYSISVDGVAGPSTFEAVKSFQRSNGLSADGMVGQGTWSKLRGESSNNNNGGESNPGTTSSSLGKFVDCARGEVGYEEGRTNITKYGQWYGMNGQPWCAMFVSWCANQAGILNSVVPRYASCNEGANWYKNRGRYKTRGTGYVPKTGDVIFFNSNGINHTGIVESASSGTVYTIEGNSSDAVKKRSYNLTNSYINGYGVN, encoded by the coding sequence ATGTTTTTAAACAAAGGATCAAGAGGAGAAAATGTTAAATACCTTCAATACGGTTTACACATAATGTGTTATAGCACAAATGGTATTGACGGAATATATGGTGGAGGTACTGTAGACGCTGTAAAGAGATTTCAAAGAACATTTGGACTAAATGCTGATGGTATAGTTGGTGATGGTACATGGGGAAAATTATGTGAAGAAATCAGAAAAGTTCAACAAGCCCTTAGAAATAAAGGATATTCAATTAGCGTAGATGGAGTTGCTGGACCAAGCACTTTTGAAGCAGTAAAAAGTTTTCAAAGAAGTAATGGATTAAGTGCTGATGGTATGGTAGGACAAGGTACTTGGAGTAAATTAAGAGGGGAATCTTCTAATAATAATAATGGTGGTGAATCTAATCCTGGCACAACTTCTTCATCACTTGGCAAATTTGTTGATTGCGCAAGAGGAGAAGTTGGTTATGAAGAAGGTAGAACCAATATTACTAAATATGGACAATGGTATGGAATGAATGGACAACCTTGGTGTGCAATGTTTGTATCATGGTGTGCAAATCAAGCAGGTATTTTAAATAGTGTAGTTCCTAGATATGCTAGTTGCAATGAAGGTGCAAATTGGTATAAAAATCGTGGAAGATATAAAACTAGAGGAACTGGATATGTTCCAAAGACTGGTGATGTTATTTTCTTTAATAGCAATGGTATTAATCATACAGGTATAGTTGAATCAGCTTCATCTGGTACAGTATATACTATAGAAGGTAACAGCAGTGATGCAGTTAAAAAACGTAGTTATAATTTAACTAACAGTTATATTAATGGATATGGAGTTAACTAA
- a CDS encoding CatB-related O-acetyltransferase — protein sequence MTIPNLNKVYPRSNDYQTIYLKNVITRDNIQVGDCTIYNDFYNDPRDFEKNNVLYQYPINNDKLIIGKFCSIACKAKFLMTSGNHTMNSLSTYTFPIFYEEWGLDVSHITDAWDNKGDIVIGNDVWIGYDAIIMPGVKIGDGAIIGTRAIVTNDVPPYTIVGGIPAKVIKKRFSDDIILKLLKIKWWDWPNEKIKANIKHIQSGNIDKLV from the coding sequence ATGACTATTCCAAATTTAAATAAAGTATATCCAAGAAGTAACGATTACCAAACAATATATCTTAAAAATGTAATTACAAGGGATAATATACAAGTTGGAGATTGTACAATATATAATGATTTTTACAATGATCCAAGGGATTTTGAAAAAAATAATGTATTATATCAATATCCTATAAACAATGATAAATTAATAATTGGTAAGTTTTGTTCAATTGCATGTAAAGCAAAGTTTCTAATGACTAGTGGAAATCACACAATGAATTCACTATCTACTTATACATTTCCAATATTTTATGAAGAATGGGGCTTAGACGTGAGCCATATAACAGATGCTTGGGACAATAAGGGCGATATTGTAATTGGAAATGATGTCTGGATAGGTTATGATGCTATAATTATGCCAGGTGTGAAAATTGGTGATGGTGCAATTATTGGAACTAGGGCAATAGTTACTAATGATGTTCCACCTTATACCATTGTTGGAGGTATACCTGCAAAAGTTATAAAGAAAAGATTTAGTGATGATATAATTTTAAAGTTATTGAAGATTAAGTGGTGGGATTGGCCAAATGAAAAAATTAAAGCAAATATTAAACACATTCAATCAGGAAATATAGATAAATTAGTTTAA